One genomic region from Paracoccus pantotrophus encodes:
- a CDS encoding YbaB/EbfC family nucleoid-associated protein: MFKGLGDMGDLSKMMEAAQQMQSKMAEMQEGLNRLTVTGEAGAGLVKATATAKGELTALDIDPSIFKAEDKEVVEDLILAAIKDAQRRAQDKAAEEMARLTRELGLPAGMKMPF, translated from the coding sequence ATGTTCAAGGGCCTTGGCGACATGGGCGATCTGTCAAAGATGATGGAGGCCGCCCAGCAGATGCAAAGCAAGATGGCCGAGATGCAGGAGGGGCTGAACCGCCTGACCGTCACCGGCGAGGCCGGGGCCGGCCTGGTCAAGGCCACGGCGACGGCCAAGGGCGAGCTGACGGCGCTCGACATCGACCCCTCGATCTTCAAGGCCGAGGACAAGGAAGTGGTCGAGGATCTGATCCTGGCCGCGATCAAGGACGCGCAGCGCCGGGCGCAGGACAAGGCGGCCGAGGAAATGGCCCGCCTGACCCGCGAACTGGGCCTGCCCGCCGGCATGAAAATGCCCTTCTGA
- a CDS encoding YdcH family protein — protein MAAPHAIHEEFPNDAARIHELKVSDAHFARLLEEYDAVNDEVAGAESRHTPMSEEAENALRKKRAGLKDEIARMLAAARA, from the coding sequence ATGGCAGCACCTCACGCCATCCACGAGGAATTTCCGAACGATGCGGCGCGCATTCACGAGCTGAAGGTCTCGGATGCGCATTTCGCGCGCCTGCTTGAGGAATATGACGCGGTGAACGACGAGGTTGCGGGGGCGGAAAGCCGCCATACGCCGATGTCGGAGGAGGCCGAGAACGCGTTGCGCAAGAAGCGCGCCGGGCTGAAGGACGAAATCGCCCGCATGCTGGCTGCTGCCCGCGCCTGA
- a CDS encoding Hsp20 family protein, which produces MRNFDLTPLYRASVGFDRMADVMDRALSADIASYPPYNIEKTGENAYRISIAVAGFSADELNVEVKDGAVIVSGRKAAEDEGRSYLHRGIATRAFERRFTLADHVRVEGASHEDGMLNIDLVREIPEALKPRRIEIAKPAKPVEKLDA; this is translated from the coding sequence ATGCGCAATTTCGACCTGACTCCGCTTTACCGTGCCTCGGTCGGCTTCGACCGCATGGCCGATGTCATGGACCGGGCGCTCTCGGCCGATATCGCCAGCTACCCGCCCTATAACATCGAGAAGACCGGCGAGAATGCCTATCGCATCTCGATCGCCGTCGCCGGCTTTTCCGCCGACGAGCTGAATGTCGAGGTCAAGGACGGGGCCGTCATCGTCTCGGGCCGGAAGGCCGCCGAGGACGAGGGCCGCAGCTACCTGCACCGCGGCATCGCCACCCGCGCCTTCGAGCGCCGCTTCACCCTGGCCGACCATGTCCGGGTCGAAGGGGCGAGCCACGAGGACGGCATGCTGAACATTGACCTGGTGCGCGAGATTCCCGAGGCGCTGAAGCCGCGCCGCATCGAGATCGCCAAGCCGGCGAAGCCGGTGGAAAAGCTGGACGCCTGA
- a CDS encoding DUF599 domain-containing protein, with amino-acid sequence MDPNTALPGLTAFGPLTPADLAALLWLFLAWLGIGWITEYPPKAHPSVTVLMKAHRREWMRQFITRDPRIFDSAILTTLREGTAFFASACLIAVGGGLALIGNTDQLAGVARQFDLGHVPTLKWEIKIVVVLFFVANALLRFVWSHRLFGYCAIIMASVPNEPDDPRALPLAMQAADINITAAKSFNSGLRCVYFALGALGWLAGPLGLFLATSYVLFISWRREFASHSRRAIMKLVPGETGLPPGKPEGEQPGP; translated from the coding sequence ATGGACCCGAACACCGCCCTGCCCGGCCTGACCGCCTTCGGCCCGCTCACCCCGGCCGACCTTGCTGCCCTGCTCTGGCTGTTCCTGGCCTGGCTGGGCATAGGCTGGATCACCGAATACCCGCCCAAGGCCCATCCTTCGGTCACGGTGCTGATGAAGGCGCATCGCCGCGAATGGATGCGACAATTCATCACACGCGACCCGCGCATCTTCGACAGCGCCATCCTGACCACCCTGCGCGAGGGCACGGCCTTCTTCGCCTCGGCCTGCCTGATCGCGGTGGGGGGCGGGCTGGCCCTGATCGGCAATACCGACCAGCTTGCCGGCGTGGCGCGCCAGTTCGACCTGGGCCATGTGCCGACGCTGAAATGGGAAATCAAGATCGTCGTGGTGCTGTTTTTCGTGGCCAATGCGCTGTTGCGCTTCGTCTGGTCGCACCGGCTCTTCGGCTATTGCGCGATCATCATGGCCTCGGTCCCGAACGAGCCCGACGACCCGCGCGCCCTGCCGCTGGCCATGCAGGCGGCCGATATCAACATCACCGCGGCGAAAAGCTTCAACTCGGGGCTGCGCTGCGTCTATTTCGCGCTGGGGGCGCTTGGCTGGCTGGCTGGACCGCTGGGCCTGTTCCTGGCCACCAGCTATGTGCTCTTCATCTCGTGGCGGCGCGAATTTGCCTCACACTCGCGCCGGGCGATCATGAAGCTGGTCCCCGGCGAGACGGGCCTGCCACCAGGCAAGCCCGAGGGCGAGCAGCCCGGCCCCTGA
- the recR gene encoding recombination mediator RecR: protein MSTASGDEIETLIATMARLPGLGPRSARRIVLHLIRRRAGQMAQLAALMASVAENARECLVCGNITQADICPICADPARATGEICVVTEVADLWALERGRAFHGRYHVLGGSLSALDEIGPEDLRIPQLIARIAEENVTEIILALSATVEGQTTAHYIAEALAPAGVAVTGLAQGVPIGGELDYLDDGTITAALRARRQF, encoded by the coding sequence ATGTCGACCGCCTCCGGCGACGAGATCGAGACGCTGATCGCCACCATGGCGCGGCTGCCGGGGCTCGGGCCGCGCTCGGCGCGGCGCATCGTTCTGCACCTGATCCGCCGCCGCGCCGGGCAGATGGCGCAGCTGGCGGCGCTGATGGCCAGCGTGGCGGAAAACGCCCGCGAATGCCTGGTCTGCGGCAATATCACCCAGGCCGACATCTGCCCGATCTGCGCGGACCCGGCCCGCGCCACCGGCGAGATCTGCGTGGTGACCGAGGTGGCCGACCTCTGGGCGCTGGAACGCGGCCGCGCTTTCCACGGCCGTTACCACGTGCTGGGCGGAAGCCTTTCGGCGCTGGACGAAATCGGCCCGGAAGACCTGCGCATCCCCCAGCTTATCGCCCGCATCGCCGAGGAAAACGTCACCGAGATCATCCTCGCCCTCTCGGCCACGGTCGAGGGCCAGACCACCGCGCATTACATCGCCGAGGCCCTGGCCCCGGCCGGCGTCGCCGTGACCGGCCTGGCCCAGGGGGTGCCGATCGGCGGGGAACTGGACTATCTCGACGACGGCACCATCACCGCCGCGCTGCGCGCCCGCCGCCAGTTCTAG
- a CDS encoding phage virion morphogenesis protein → MLKIEINDTAICRAFQGIEQALTDTSGLMNDLGDSLLASTTKRFKAGMTPEGTPFVPRSPVTPGRYGKAGDRYGKKPLWRSGDLYCKIHMQAKKDAATIGSNAIQAAMMQSGGRKAEYPNLWGDIPARPFIGFSDEDRGDVLEIIDEWLQRAAGSPG, encoded by the coding sequence GTGCTTAAAATCGAGATCAACGACACAGCTATTTGCCGAGCATTCCAGGGCATAGAGCAAGCATTGACGGATACCTCCGGGCTGATGAACGACCTCGGGGATTCTTTGCTTGCCTCAACCACGAAGCGTTTCAAGGCCGGCATGACGCCGGAAGGAACACCCTTCGTGCCGCGTTCGCCAGTGACGCCTGGGCGCTACGGCAAGGCAGGCGATCGCTACGGAAAGAAGCCTCTGTGGCGGAGCGGTGACCTTTACTGCAAGATCCATATGCAGGCCAAGAAGGACGCCGCCACGATTGGGTCAAACGCCATTCAGGCGGCAATGATGCAGTCCGGTGGTCGCAAGGCCGAATATCCAAACCTCTGGGGCGACATTCCAGCCCGGCCCTTCATCGGCTTTTCTGATGAAGATCGTGGCGACGTGCTGGAAATCATCGACGAATGGTTGCAACGGGCCGCTGGTTCGCCCGGGTAG
- a CDS encoding DNA polymerase III subunit gamma/tau — protein MSEEQTYQVLARKYRPETFADLVGQDAMVRTLKNAFAADRIAQAFVMTGIRGTGKTTTARIIAKGLNCTGPDGQGGPTTEPCGVCEHCVAISEGRHVDVMEMDAASRTGVNDIREIIESVHYRAASARYKIYIIDEVHMLSTSAFNALLKTLEEPPPHVKFIFATTEIRKVPVTVLSRCQRFDLRRIEPEVMIALLRRIASAEGAQITDDALALITRAAEGSARDATSLLDQAISHGAGETTAAQVRAMLGLADRGRVLDLFDMILRGAAAEALAELQAQYADGADPMAVLRDLAEITHWVSIVKITPEALDDPTIGPDERARGQQIAEKVPMRALTRLWQMLLKALDEVGQAPNAMMAAEMAIIRLTHVADLPDPEALIRKVQASAAAGAFSRSAAPPIQRSEARQDAPQAAAPRAPVAARPDGSAAALAVSPDALAGFPDFESVIDLIRRMRDMKLLLDVEDHLRLVRYSPGRIEFQPTEHAPRDLAQRLAERLRGWTGGQRWAVTVTSDPGRPTISERRAEREAEARARAMQNPTVQAIFAAFPGAKITRIRPIPVPVAVEKPAGEDTSPHELTEGPVAEVEEWDPFEDED, from the coding sequence ATGAGCGAAGAACAGACCTATCAAGTGCTGGCGCGGAAATACCGCCCCGAGACCTTTGCCGATCTGGTCGGCCAGGACGCGATGGTGCGCACGCTGAAGAACGCCTTCGCGGCGGACCGCATCGCCCAGGCCTTCGTGATGACCGGCATCCGCGGCACCGGCAAGACCACCACGGCGCGCATCATCGCCAAGGGGCTGAACTGCACCGGCCCCGACGGCCAGGGCGGCCCGACGACCGAACCCTGCGGGGTCTGCGAGCATTGCGTGGCGATCTCCGAAGGCCGGCATGTCGACGTGATGGAGATGGACGCCGCATCTAGAACCGGCGTGAATGATATCCGGGAAATCATTGAATCGGTTCACTATCGCGCGGCTTCGGCGCGCTACAAGATCTATATCATCGACGAAGTCCACATGCTGTCCACCAGCGCCTTCAACGCGCTTCTGAAGACGCTGGAGGAACCACCGCCGCATGTGAAGTTCATCTTCGCCACCACGGAAATCCGCAAGGTACCGGTCACGGTGCTGTCGCGCTGCCAGCGCTTCGACCTGCGCCGCATCGAGCCCGAGGTGATGATCGCGCTGCTGCGCCGCATCGCCTCGGCCGAAGGCGCGCAGATCACCGACGACGCGCTGGCGCTGATCACCCGCGCCGCCGAGGGCTCGGCCCGCGACGCGACCAGCCTTCTGGACCAGGCCATCAGCCACGGCGCGGGCGAGACGACGGCGGCGCAGGTCCGGGCCATGCTGGGGCTCGCGGATCGCGGCCGGGTGCTCGATCTCTTCGACATGATCCTGCGCGGCGCGGCGGCCGAGGCGCTGGCCGAGCTGCAGGCGCAATATGCCGATGGCGCCGACCCGATGGCGGTCTTGCGCGACCTGGCCGAGATCACGCATTGGGTCTCGATCGTGAAGATCACCCCCGAGGCGCTGGACGACCCCACCATCGGCCCCGACGAACGCGCCCGCGGCCAGCAGATCGCGGAAAAGGTGCCGATGCGGGCGCTGACCCGGCTGTGGCAGATGCTGCTCAAGGCGCTCGACGAGGTCGGCCAGGCCCCGAATGCGATGATGGCGGCCGAGATGGCGATCATCCGCCTGACCCATGTCGCCGACCTGCCCGACCCCGAGGCGCTGATCCGCAAGGTGCAGGCCAGCGCCGCAGCGGGTGCGTTCAGCCGCAGCGCCGCGCCCCCGATACAGCGCAGCGAGGCGCGGCAAGATGCACCGCAGGCTGCCGCGCCCCGCGCGCCCGTCGCCGCACGGCCCGATGGCAGCGCCGCGGCGCTCGCCGTCTCGCCCGATGCGCTGGCGGGATTCCCGGATTTCGAATCGGTGATCGACCTGATCCGGCGCATGCGCGACATGAAGCTCTTGCTCGATGTCGAGGACCATCTGCGGCTGGTTCGCTATTCGCCCGGCCGGATCGAGTTCCAGCCCACCGAACACGCGCCGCGCGACCTGGCGCAGCGGCTGGCAGAACGGCTGCGCGGCTGGACCGGCGGCCAACGCTGGGCGGTGACCGTGACCTCGGACCCCGGCCGGCCCACGATCAGCGAACGGCGCGCCGAACGCGAGGCCGAGGCCCGCGCCCGCGCCATGCAGAACCCGACCGTGCAGGCGATCTTCGCCGCCTTCCCCGGCGCGAAGATCACCCGGATCCGGCCCATCCCGGTGCCGGTTGCGGTTGAAAAACCGGCGGGCGAGGATACATCCCCGCATGAGCTGACCGAAGGCCCGGTGGCCGAGGTCGAGGAATGGGATCCCTTCGAGGACGAGGATTAG
- a CDS encoding DUF2218 domain-containing protein — protein MSQTVILSTCRVATAHASRYLQQLCKHWAHKFEVEFDPSRGRIAMPENRTVTLAATPGALEIRLEAPEETTAHMRHIVDSHIARFAFREELAFDWQPA, from the coding sequence ATGTCCCAGACCGTCATCCTTTCGACCTGCCGCGTGGCGACCGCGCATGCCAGCCGCTACCTGCAACAGCTCTGCAAGCACTGGGCGCACAAGTTCGAGGTCGAGTTCGACCCGAGCCGCGGCCGCATCGCCATGCCCGAGAACCGCACGGTGACGCTGGCGGCCACGCCCGGGGCGCTGGAGATCCGGCTGGAGGCGCCCGAGGAGACCACCGCGCATATGCGCCACATCGTCGACAGCCACATCGCCCGCTTCGCCTTCCGCGAGGAGTTGGCCTTCGACTGGCAACCGGCCTGA